Proteins from a genomic interval of Rosa chinensis cultivar Old Blush chromosome 2, RchiOBHm-V2, whole genome shotgun sequence:
- the LOC121051816 gene encoding uncharacterized protein LOC121051816 isoform X1, giving the protein MVTVQVHGLDKTPSSATSEQEEKGADSNHNYMQSNYRFDCLILGHHLCLLVQKVTGSDFSAAEKMDAFSKKDDLSGYALLPLMVMYNSLTCKSKPSGWKSSGGDPCGDSN; this is encoded by the exons ATGG TTACAGTCCAAGTTCATGGGTTGGATAAAACCCCAAGCTCTGCTACTTCAgagcaagaagaaaaaggggCTGACTCGAACCATAATTATATGCAATCTAATTATCGCTTTGATTGCCTTATCCTTGGTCACCACTTATGTCTATTGGTCCAGAAG GTCACTGGGTCTGACTTTTCTGCTGCAGAG AAAATGGATGCGTTTTCAAAGAAGGATGATCTTTCTGGTTATGCT TTACTGCCCTTAATGGTGATGTATAACAGCTTAACCTGTAAGTCAAAACCAAGTGGTTGGAAATCAAGTGGCGGTGACCCTTGTGGTGATTCAAATTGA
- the LOC121051816 gene encoding uncharacterized protein LOC121051816 isoform X2, with translation MVQVHGLDKTPSSATSEQEEKGADSNHNYMQSNYRFDCLILGHHLCLLVQKVTGSDFSAAEKMDAFSKKDDLSGYALLPLMVMYNSLTCKSKPSGWKSSGGDPCGDSN, from the exons ATGG TCCAAGTTCATGGGTTGGATAAAACCCCAAGCTCTGCTACTTCAgagcaagaagaaaaaggggCTGACTCGAACCATAATTATATGCAATCTAATTATCGCTTTGATTGCCTTATCCTTGGTCACCACTTATGTCTATTGGTCCAGAAG GTCACTGGGTCTGACTTTTCTGCTGCAGAG AAAATGGATGCGTTTTCAAAGAAGGATGATCTTTCTGGTTATGCT TTACTGCCCTTAATGGTGATGTATAACAGCTTAACCTGTAAGTCAAAACCAAGTGGTTGGAAATCAAGTGGCGGTGACCCTTGTGGTGATTCAAATTGA